In Caldisalinibacter kiritimatiensis, the sequence TTCTTCTTATTAGCTTTTTTATCATATTAGGACTTCCTATCTTGTTACCTTTACTACTATTGCATGTTTTATGTGCTGTTGCTAAATTCCATAATTCACAAGAATAAACATAAGAAAAGGGAATAACATGGTCGAGAGTTTTTTCTCTTTTTCTGATTATTTTTTCACCACATATATAACATATATTTCCTTCTAAAATTTTAATATTATCAAATAACTCTCTAAACTTTTGATTGTTTCTTTTTGGTTTATCTAAGCTTATTTTTTGATATAATCGAGGAGTTATATTAAACTTCTCAGCAAATTTTACCCATTCGGTAACTGTTATATATTTAAGCAATTCTTTCTCTTTTGTTATAAGCTTATAAAAGCTATCTGTAATAACTATTTCTTGTTCGTCTATATCGTAACTAAAATAATCATTTTCATCTTTTTGTTTATAACTGTAATATTTTTTTCCATTTTCTTTACTAGCATGCTGCCAACATGGTAATGTATAATAAAAAAAACCTTGTTTATTCAACTTTTTCTTTATTTCTAAATCATTAACTTTACATTTCATCTTAGAAGGGTCAATTAAATATATTGATAAATTGTCTAAATCATTATTTGTTAGCTTCGTTGGGATTATTTTTTTACCATATTTAATTTTCATATATTCTTCTAGAATTGTAATTACAATCGGTTTTTGATTTAGATTATTAGTCTCATTAATTTTATATATAAAATGATGCTTAAAATAATATCTTGCAATTTCTTTTGCAATTTTAGTATAAGAAATTTTCCTATCACTTTTTATTGTATTTATTATTGCTAAACCTAATGCAAATTTGTATGAATTTTGATTTCCTAAAAGTGCATTTTTGTAAGCCATTAAATTTAACTGCTTACTCATATATTGACCTTCTCCTTTGTAAAATATTTAATTATTATTTATTTTTTGTACTTTTACATACATACCATGCATACTTTATTTTCTTTTATTTGAATTTTTTTCATCTAATATTTTAGTTGCTTGTAACAGATTATTAAGAATAAAAAAAGAATCCTAAATATTATAGGATTCAAATCATTTTACAAAATATATTAAGTTAAATATTAAACTGTTAATTCACATGAGATTAACAATAGTTATCCTAATAGATAAATCTTTATAAGAAGATTAAAGAATTCATTACTTTGTCCTAAAATTATTTCAATCAAATGATACATAATTTTTCTCTTATCCTCGTTAAATTTTCTAACTGTTATATCTAAATTATAATTGATTCTTTTCATTTTTAATTGAATATCTTTGTTCTCATTTATTTCTTTAAGCTTATCATCCCAATATTCATGATTAAAAA encodes:
- a CDS encoding HNH endonuclease is translated as MSKQLNLMAYKNALLGNQNSYKFALGLAIINTIKSDRKISYTKIAKEIARYYFKHHFIYKINETNNLNQKPIVITILEEYMKIKYGKKIIPTKLTNNDLDNLSIYLIDPSKMKCKVNDLEIKKKLNKQGFFYYTLPCWQHASKENGKKYYSYKQKDENDYFSYDIDEQEIVITDSFYKLITKEKELLKYITVTEWVKFAEKFNITPRLYQKISLDKPKRNNQKFRELFDNIKILEGNICYICGEKIIRKREKTLDHVIPFSYVYSCELWNLATAHKTCNSSKGNKIGSPNMIKKLIRRNENLWELDDDIPAKYKKKYYKYFKNTFNCKQDIAIRIQKLVQDCKEAGFQQMKSKRGQIL